A DNA window from bacterium BMS3Abin11 contains the following coding sequences:
- the ctaA gene encoding heme A synthase codes for MDIDKLTGKSLMLLVLVIITMVSGGFVAGLKAGLIYNTFLLMGDTLIAPGVYFLSPWYLSALEDAVTVQFNHRLLALTSVFLIVGFYFYSHKLDLPSQTKNLLILVLFAGIVQVGLGISTLLLRVPVVLGASHQAGALILLSSLLLLHHHLKNTKPV; via the coding sequence ATGGATATTGATAAACTCACAGGCAAAAGTCTGATGTTACTGGTACTGGTGATCATCACTATGGTATCAGGCGGTTTTGTCGCCGGTCTCAAGGCTGGCCTGATATACAATACTTTTCTACTTATGGGTGATACCTTGATTGCTCCCGGGGTCTATTTCCTGTCACCCTGGTACCTGTCCGCATTAGAAGATGCCGTTACAGTACAATTCAATCACCGCCTGCTTGCCCTGACAAGTGTCTTCCTGATAGTCGGATTTTATTTCTACAGCCACAAACTGGATCTGCCCTCGCAGACTAAAAACCTCCTAATCCTGGTACTGTTTGCCGGCATAGTACAGGTGGGTCTGGGGATTTCGACACTGTTGCTGAGAGTCCCTGTCGTACTCGGGGCCAGTCACCAGGCAGGGGCACTAATATTACTTAGTAGTCTGTTACTACTGCACCATCACCTGAAAAACACAAAACCGGTATGA
- the yedY_2 gene encoding sulfoxide reductase catalytic subunit YedY precursor, which yields MLIKRSNDIEQFCDIKPSEITSKEVYQSRRHFLQGGATLAFASGLGLTSMLATQKVSHAASKFSNLIKSPFNTDETLTPYKDVTTYNNFYEFGTSKSSPAGMAKNFKVEPWTIAVSGEVEKPLTLDMEDILKHYPMEERIYRLRCVEAWSMVVPWVGFPLASLIKDLKPTSKAKYISFRTLHDPKRMAGQKPTLFGSGLDWPYREGLRMDEAMNPLAILAVGLYGKVMPNQNGAPIRLIVPWKYGFKSIKSIVSIEFTENQPETTWAMLAPKEYGFYANVNPEVDHPRWSQSRERRLGEFRKRKTLMFNGYAKQVASMYKDLDMKKFF from the coding sequence ATGCTAATAAAGCGGTCCAATGATATTGAACAATTCTGTGATATCAAGCCCAGTGAAATCACCAGTAAAGAGGTCTACCAGTCACGCCGTCATTTTTTGCAGGGTGGTGCCACACTGGCATTCGCTAGTGGCCTGGGCCTAACATCCATGCTGGCGACACAAAAAGTCAGCCACGCTGCCAGTAAATTCAGTAATCTTATAAAAAGCCCCTTCAATACAGATGAAACACTGACTCCATATAAGGACGTCACCACCTATAATAACTTTTACGAATTCGGTACCAGTAAATCCAGTCCAGCCGGTATGGCCAAAAACTTTAAGGTTGAACCCTGGACCATTGCGGTCAGTGGTGAAGTAGAAAAACCACTGACCCTTGATATGGAAGATATCCTCAAGCACTACCCGATGGAAGAACGTATTTATCGTCTGCGCTGCGTCGAAGCCTGGTCAATGGTTGTGCCCTGGGTCGGCTTCCCGCTAGCCAGCTTGATCAAGGATCTGAAACCTACATCAAAAGCAAAGTACATTTCCTTCAGAACGCTGCATGATCCAAAGCGTATGGCGGGTCAGAAACCCACCTTGTTCGGCAGCGGACTGGACTGGCCATACCGCGAAGGCCTGCGCATGGATGAAGCTATGAACCCGCTGGCCATACTTGCCGTTGGTTTATACGGAAAGGTTATGCCTAATCAAAATGGTGCACCCATTCGCCTGATAGTGCCCTGGAAGTACGGATTTAAAAGTATCAAATCGATCGTCTCGATTGAGTTCACCGAGAATCAACCTGAAACCACCTGGGCGATGCTGGCCCCGAAAGAATATGGATTTTATGCCAACGTCAACCCTGAGGTCGACCATCCACGCTGGAGCCAATCGAGAGAAAGACGCCTGGGTGAGTTTCGCAAAAGAAAAACTCTAATGTTTAACGGTTATGCGAAACAGGTAGCCAGCATGTATAAAGACCTTGATATGAAAAAATTCTTTTAA